CGACGACGACAGCCGCGCTCGCTGCCCGGCCGGTCGCGCACTGGTGGCAGGCGGGAACATTATTCTTTTGCTACAACATGCTCGCCGGCATGGTCTTTTTCACCGAACTCGGCGCCCAGGCCTCGAGTCGTAAGGAAGCGGGTATCGCCGGTTTTTGCGGCGGCTTCTTCCTGATGCTGACAGTCGTCGGCATGCTGTGCGGCATGCTCGCCAACTTTGACGCCGTGATCGGTTTGCAAGTGCCGAATCTGTACCTCGGCGCGAAGATCAGTCCGTTGGTCGCGCTCGTTTTCTCCGTCATCATCATGTTCGGGATCTACTCGACCACCGCGCCGATGTATTGGCTGATCAAAAATGAATGCTTGAAAGTCGTTCCGCAGCGTTGGGAAATTGCACTGACCGTTGCGCTCGGCGTGGTATTTATGCTCGGCGGTTCGTTCCCGTTCGGTAAACTGGTATCGCTCATTTATCCGTTTGTCGGCTACGTGGGCATCGCGCTGGTTCTTGTCGTCTTTGCCCGCACGCTCTTTAAAAACTCGTCCAATGACGCGCAAGGTGATGTAGAGACGAATTAAGAAATTACGACACTAAAAAAGCTCTCCCGAGGGAGAGCTTTTTTAGTTGTTTGGAGAATTAGTAAGATTAGGCTTCTTCCGCGACGGGACGAAGCACGGGGTGGGTAAAACCGAGACCGAGATCGCGTACCATCACGCGATCCGCTTTGGGATCCCGACCGCCCGTAGTGAGGTAGCCGCCGACCATAATGCCGTTCAAACCGGCATTTAGCGCGTACGCCTGCAGATCGCGCAAGTTGACTTCGCGACCGCCGGCGGTGCGGATCAAAGCCCGCGGCAAGATGAAACGGAAGACCGCAAACGCGCGTAGAATTTCCAGCGGCGAAAGCGATTTGTTGTTTTCAAAAGGAGTGCCTTTAATCGGATTCAGAATATTGAGCGGTATGGAATCGACGCCGAGTTCTTTCAGCGTAAACGCCATTTCAACGCGTTGCTCGTTCGTTTCTCCCAAGCCGAGAATCCCGCCCGAGCAGACGCGAATGCCGACGTCCTGCGCTGCCTTTAAGGTCGTCAATTTATCTTCAAAAGTATGCGTTTGGCAAATGTCCGGGAAATGGCTCGGAGCGGTTTCGATATTGGAATGGTAACGGGTGACCCCGATATCTTTGAGTTGTTGTAATTGGTCTTTGGTGACGAGTCCGAGCGAGCAGCAGATTTCAATGCCCACTTCGGCACGGATGCGTTTGAGCGCGCGCACGATGTTTTCAAATTCGCGCGGATTGCCCTGGTTGCGTCCGCTGGTGACGATAGAAAAACGCACCGCGCCGGCCGCTTTGGCTTTCTTCGCGGCATTGACTAAGACGTCTTCATCGAGGAGGGGATATTCTTCCACGCCGGTATTATAGTGAGAAGACTGTGCGCAAAACGCGCAATTTTCCGGGCAACGGCCGCTGCGCCCGTTGATGATCGCGCAAAAATCAACACGATGACCATTGTACTTCTGACGAATTTTATCCGCCATCGCCATTAAAAGCATCGTATTTTCATCACTGGTGTTGATTAGGGAAATGCCTTCTTCTTTTGTAATTTCACCGCCGTCAAGAACACGGTCGGCCAGCGCAATAATTTGCGCGCAATTTGCGTCCATCATTCCACCCCGTTCATGCTACAACCATTTCCTTGTTTCTTATGTTTACTTCTATATTTTAACTACATTAACAATATAAGTCAACAGAAAATTTTTTATCAGTTTACAAAAAAGATCTGCGCCGATAATTTGCGTTCTTTCTCTGTCATGTTTTACAATAAAGTTATTAATGGAGGAACACATGACAGCTACCAAAGAAGTGCCGTTATATTTGCGGCTGTATCGCGCGATGCGCGAAAAAATAGAAACCGGTGTTTGGCCGGCCGGCATGCGGTTGCGTTCGGTACGTGCGCAGGCGGCGGAGCTTGGCGTCAGTAAATTTACCGTTGAACGCGTGTACAGTCGGCTCGCGAGCGAGGGCTATATCGTGGCGAAAAATCGCGCGCGTTTTACCGTGATGCCGCAACTGACGATCCGACAGCATCCTGCGCGGACGCAGCCTCGCGCCAAAACCGAAGTCACGTATCGCTATGATCTGGCGCAAAGCGGCATGGATCGCGACGGCTTTTTATTCGCCGCGTGGCGGCGTTCGCTTGCGCGGGTGTTTCGTGATGAAAAACGGTTGCTGCGTTACGGCGATATTCAAGGGGAGCGGGAACTGCGCGAAGCGTTGGCGCAGTACGGAGCCCAAGCTCGGGATACGCGGGCGTATGCCGACGACATCATCATCGGTTCGAATACGCAGCAATTACTGCGGATTTTAGCCAGCCTTTTGCAAACGGATTACGGGGAAGTTTTGTTTGCGGAAACGGAATTTCCGTTGGGCGTGGATACGATGAGCGATGCGGGATTTACCGTACGCATGTTGTACGGCGGACACGCGGAACTTTTGCAGCCGCCGTTGCAAAATGCCCGCAAGCGCATTCTTTACGTGTTACCGTCGCTGGCGTATCGCGCGGCGGATGTGATGCCCGCGCAGATCCGCGCGGAACTGTTGTCGTGGAGCGAGCGCACGGACGGACTGATCATCGAAGACGATTTTGACAGCGAACTTTCTTACTACGGCGCACCGGTCGCCTCGTTGCAGGGGATGGGTGACGGCACGCGCGTCGTCTATATCGGGGCGCTTTCCAAAGTGCTGCCGCCGTCGTTGCGTTTGGCGTACATGATTT
This window of the Negativicoccus succinicivorans genome carries:
- the bioB gene encoding biotin synthase BioB, which gives rise to MDANCAQIIALADRVLDGGEITKEEGISLINTSDENTMLLMAMADKIRQKYNGHRVDFCAIINGRSGRCPENCAFCAQSSHYNTGVEEYPLLDEDVLVNAAKKAKAAGAVRFSIVTSGRNQGNPREFENIVRALKRIRAEVGIEICCSLGLVTKDQLQQLKDIGVTRYHSNIETAPSHFPDICQTHTFEDKLTTLKAAQDVGIRVCSGGILGLGETNEQRVEMAFTLKELGVDSIPLNILNPIKGTPFENNKSLSPLEILRAFAVFRFILPRALIRTAGGREVNLRDLQAYALNAGLNGIMVGGYLTTGGRDPKADRVMVRDLGLGFTHPVLRPVAEEA
- a CDS encoding PLP-dependent aminotransferase family protein produces the protein MTATKEVPLYLRLYRAMREKIETGVWPAGMRLRSVRAQAAELGVSKFTVERVYSRLASEGYIVAKNRARFTVMPQLTIRQHPARTQPRAKTEVTYRYDLAQSGMDRDGFLFAAWRRSLARVFRDEKRLLRYGDIQGERELREALAQYGAQARDTRAYADDIIIGSNTQQLLRILASLLQTDYGEVLFAETEFPLGVDTMSDAGFTVRMLYGGHAELLQPPLQNARKRILYVLPSLAYRAADVMPAQIRAELLSWSERTDGLIIEDDFDSELSYYGAPVASLQGMGDGTRVVYIGALSKVLPPSLRLAYMILPPDLLQRFLARRELYRQTASVAEQLALADFIERGHFTRQIRRLRKLYAEKGELLTNALQRMFGDAIRIDAPTAGIYLPVYVKTAASRAVLVRAAARRGLHLRRVKPQHNEPDNERMLLLSFGEIESDDIPEVSKILYAAYQDTLKEA